TCGACGGTGACGGCAAATCCTTTCAAAAAACCTTCCTGAAGTCGCCGCTCAATTATCGCCGCATCTCATCGCGTTTTTCAATGGGCCGCCGGCATCCGATTTTGAAGCAAGTACGCGCGCACACCGGCGTGGATTATGCCGCCGATCACGGCACGCCCGTGGTGGCGTCGGCCAACGGCGTCGTCAAGGAAATCGGCTGGAAGGGCGGGTATGGCAATTGCCTAGTCATCGAGCACAAAAATCATTACGCCACGCTGTATGGTCATCTCTCGCGCTTCGCCGAGTCGCTCAAAGCCGGCGACACGGTGACGCAAAATCAAATCATCGGCTATGTCGGATCGACCGGCTTGTCCACCGGACCCCATCTACATTATACCATGTATCTCAACGGCAAAGCGATCAATCCGCTCAAAATTCAACCTTCCTCGGGCGATCCGATTCCGGCCGAGTTGATGCCGCGTTTCATCGAGCAGCGTGATGCGCTCTTGCAACAATTGGGGCTGGCGCCGGCATGGGTCACCCAGCCGGCGCCGTAGGCCAATGCGCAGAAAAAGTTGGGAAAAAATTTCTAATGAAGCTTTATGGCCGAAATCGCGCCTGAACAAACTCTTTTCGGTATACGCTTGCCGGAAGAGTTGGAAGTCCACTTGCGGGAGACAAATCCCTGGTGGCAACAAAAGCCCATGCGCCCTCTGCCACGGGTAAGGCGCTGGCTGTTTGAGCCAACTTTACAACGGCTTAAAACCGGACTCGCTCCGGTTACGGTATTGCGCGGCCCGCGTCAGGTCGGGAAAACCACGTTGCAGGAGCATATCATTCAACATCTAATTGACCATGAAAAAATAAATCCCCGCCGTATTTTTCGTATTCAATTTGATGAAATTCCTCTTCACAAAGATCTGAAAATGCCAATTACCAGTTTGTGTAATTGGTTCGAAAACCGCGTTTTGGGTGGAACTTTCAATGAATATGCCCATAAACAAGAACCAATCTTTCTTTTTTTTGATGAAGTGCAGAACTTGACTGAGTGGGCGCCGCAAATCAAAGCCCTGGTCGACCATCACGCCGTGCGGGTATTGCTGACAGGAAGCTCGGCCCTGCGTATCGAATACGGACGTGACAGTTTGGCCGGGCGCATTTCGACATTGGAAATGAACACTTTGCTGTTGCGAGAAATTGCGGCTTTGCGCGACTGGGGTGAAATTCCTCCGCTTCTTCCTTTCAATGGCCTGCAGAATCTTAAAGAACACGATTTTTGGGAGAATCTCCGTCAGCATGGTTTAAGGTTTCGTGAATATCGTGATCAAGCCTTTGCCGCCTTTTCCGAACGAGGCGGATATCCAATTGCCCAAACTCGGACTGATCGTCCCTGGGAAGAAGTTGCTGATCAACTCAATGAGACCATTATTCGCCGGGTGATTCAGCATGATTTGAGAATGGGGGATCGGGGCAGGAAAAGAGATCAAAATTTGCTTGAAGAGCTTTTTCGACTTTGTTGCCGATATGCCGGGCAAACCCCCGGACAACCCATCTTTGTTAATGAATTGCGTTCCGTCTTATCTGCCAATATAGGCTGGCAGCGAGTCTTGGCTTATTTAAAATTTCTAAACAATACGCTGTTGATTCGTTTGGTAGAACCGTTGGAGCTGCGTCTAAAAAAAAGAAAGGGCCAACCCAAGCTCTGTCTCTGTGATCATTCGCTGCGAGCAAGCTCGCTACAAGAGATCATTCCAATTACTTCCGAAGGGCTGCAGCAAGCGCCTCATCTAAGTGACTTGGCAGGGCATCTGGCAGAGAGCATTACCGGCTATTTTTTAGG
The window above is part of the candidate division KSB1 bacterium genome. Proteins encoded here:
- a CDS encoding AAA family ATPase; this encodes MAEIAPEQTLFGIRLPEELEVHLRETNPWWQQKPMRPLPRVRRWLFEPTLQRLKTGLAPVTVLRGPRQVGKTTLQEHIIQHLIDHEKINPRRIFRIQFDEIPLHKDLKMPITSLCNWFENRVLGGTFNEYAHKQEPIFLFFDEVQNLTEWAPQIKALVDHHAVRVLLTGSSALRIEYGRDSLAGRISTLEMNTLLLREIAALRDWGEIPPLLPFNGLQNLKEHDFWENLRQHGLRFREYRDQAFAAFSERGGYPIAQTRTDRPWEEVADQLNETIIRRVIQHDLRMGDRGRKRDQNLLEELFRLCCRYAGQTPGQPIFVNELRSVLSANIGWQRVLAYLKFLNNTLLIRLVEPLELRLKKRKGQPKLCLCDHSLRASSLQEIIPITSEGLQQAPHLSDLAGHLAESITGYFLGSMPGLDLAWFPQRGAEPEVDFVITIGEHRIPLEVKYQHRIDSHRDTIGLRAFMEKTVNNAPFGILITLRDGGPAHDPRIIMLPLSSLLLMR